A window from Candidatus Krumholzibacteriota bacterium encodes these proteins:
- a CDS encoding glycosyltransferase family 4 protein: MRKVLFLSHYFYPEVNAPSRRTYENAVKWVTNGSEVTIITNHPNHPQGKLYEGYKNRWISRERIDGINVIRVKTYLTANRGIVRRAVNFLLYMVMAVFASIRVKNIDVVIATSPQFFCGFAGTIIKKIKRVQFILEIRDLWPDSIIAVGTLKEGILIRVLRYMEKYMYFSADKIVTLTDTFKEHIKKTGYPVNKITTIPNSFDLDNFESDDEICSNIRSSKFICSYIGTFGMAHDLEVVLEAAKYLKDIRDIHFLLIGDGSEKAKIVEKLKEMNLENVTILPLQPKERIIGFYRISDIGLIMLKDSTLFSSVIPSKMFEYMAVKSPVIMSMPRGEATAIVERHDCGVLCEPGSPVKLAESISDLYNSPEKLKKYGSNGYKAVMEKYNRETLASKYLDLIEAG; this comes from the coding sequence ATGAGAAAAGTGCTTTTCTTATCTCACTATTTTTACCCGGAAGTAAACGCGCCTTCCAGGAGAACGTATGAAAACGCGGTGAAATGGGTGACTAACGGTTCTGAAGTTACTATTATTACAAATCATCCCAATCATCCTCAAGGAAAACTTTATGAGGGCTATAAGAACAGGTGGATTTCGAGAGAGAGGATTGACGGGATTAATGTCATCAGAGTGAAAACCTATTTAACGGCGAATAGGGGTATAGTAAGAAGGGCTGTCAATTTTCTGTTATATATGGTTATGGCTGTTTTTGCTTCTATCAGGGTAAAAAATATCGACGTTGTGATAGCTACAAGCCCTCAGTTTTTCTGCGGGTTCGCGGGGACAATTATAAAGAAGATCAAAAGAGTTCAGTTTATCCTGGAGATACGTGATTTATGGCCTGATTCAATCATAGCCGTAGGTACTCTTAAAGAAGGTATTCTAATCAGGGTTTTAAGATATATGGAAAAGTATATGTATTTTTCAGCCGATAAGATAGTTACCCTGACGGATACATTTAAGGAACATATAAAGAAGACCGGCTACCCGGTTAACAAGATTACGACTATACCCAATTCTTTCGATTTGGACAATTTCGAAAGTGATGATGAGATCTGTTCCAATATTAGAAGCAGTAAATTTATCTGTTCATATATAGGAACCTTTGGTATGGCCCACGATCTTGAAGTTGTGCTGGAAGCTGCAAAATATCTTAAGGATATCAGAGACATTCATTTTCTGCTCATTGGGGACGGGTCTGAAAAAGCGAAAATAGTGGAAAAATTAAAGGAGATGAATCTTGAAAATGTTACTATTCTGCCGCTTCAGCCAAAGGAAAGAATCATAGGGTTTTACAGGATTTCGGATATAGGCCTTATTATGTTGAAGGACAGTACTCTTTTCAGTTCCGTAATACCTTCTAAAATGTTTGAATATATGGCGGTTAAATCACCGGTAATTATGTCAATGCCCCGAGGAGAAGCTACAGCAATAGTCGAGAGACATGATTGCGGAGTATTGTGTGAGCCTGGTTCTCCCGTGAAGCTGGCCGAGTCTATATCGGATTTGTACAACAGTCCGGAAAAGTTGAAAAAATACGGAAGTAACGGATATAAAGCGGTAATGGAGAAATATAATCGTGAAACACTTGCTTCAAAATACCTCGATTTGATAGAGGCGGGGTGA
- a CDS encoding ABC-F family ATP-binding cassette domain-containing protein — protein sequence MIIVDDISKNYGGQKLFENAGFTLNAGEKLGLVGRNGHGKTTLLRLLVGDEEPDSGTITIPKGYTYGYLRQDPLFTEETVLKEGCRGLSERESDHFWKVEKALAGLGFSEPDKEKHPSELSGGFQIRLNLAKILVHDVDLLLLDEPDNYLDITSIRWLTRYLKKRSGELILITHNRGFMDEVVTHTMGIYRKGLRKIEGDTGKLYSQFAKEEEVYEKTRINEEKKRKDTEQFIKRFRAKARLANLVQSRIKTLEKQKRLEKLEKPKYLDFSFTSRPFNGKPVMEAKGISFGYNPGKMLFSDLSFSVGPYDRICVVGKNGRGKTTLLKVLAGKLDALSGEIKKNITAEDAYYEQGNVSNLADERSVVEEIMSVDPDIDQQKARNISGMMMFEEDAALKKIMVLSGGEKSRVMLGKVIAKPVNFLLLDEPTNHLDMQSCDALLEAINDFDGAVIMVTHNEMLLHGLAERLIVFSDEKVNLFEGSYQDFLREEGWHDEETERAGGVDEKKVRKKKDRKKLRRLRSQFVRERAKALKPPQKKIAELEKKIVRGEGKLKKLHGEMIAASENGDGAAIEELSRKIHNCEEGIESSFKLLESASSEYEKQREMFEKRMDALDNTDG from the coding sequence ATGATAATTGTAGATGATATATCAAAAAATTACGGTGGTCAGAAACTCTTTGAGAATGCCGGGTTCACCCTGAATGCCGGTGAGAAGCTGGGGCTTGTAGGCAGAAACGGGCACGGAAAGACCACTCTGCTGCGACTTCTTGTGGGAGATGAAGAGCCGGATTCGGGCACGATAACTATACCGAAGGGGTATACCTACGGGTATTTGAGGCAGGACCCATTGTTTACAGAAGAGACAGTTCTTAAGGAGGGCTGCAGGGGACTCTCCGAGCGTGAGAGCGATCATTTCTGGAAGGTGGAAAAGGCCCTCGCGGGATTGGGTTTCAGTGAACCGGATAAGGAAAAACACCCCTCTGAGCTTTCCGGGGGATTTCAGATAAGGTTGAATCTTGCGAAGATCCTTGTACATGATGTTGATCTCCTCCTGCTTGATGAACCGGATAACTATCTTGATATTACATCTATCAGATGGCTGACGCGCTATCTGAAAAAGAGAAGCGGCGAGTTGATACTTATTACTCACAACAGAGGGTTTATGGACGAGGTTGTCACTCACACAATGGGGATCTATAGAAAGGGGCTTCGGAAAATCGAGGGCGACACGGGCAAGCTTTACTCCCAGTTTGCCAAAGAAGAAGAGGTGTATGAAAAGACAAGAATTAATGAAGAGAAGAAGAGGAAGGATACCGAGCAGTTTATAAAGCGGTTCAGAGCCAAAGCCAGACTTGCCAACCTCGTTCAGTCGAGGATCAAGACCCTTGAAAAACAGAAGCGGCTCGAAAAACTCGAAAAGCCGAAATATCTCGATTTTTCTTTCACCTCAAGGCCTTTCAACGGGAAACCGGTCATGGAGGCAAAGGGTATATCATTTGGATATAATCCGGGCAAAATGCTGTTTTCTGACCTGTCATTCTCTGTCGGTCCCTATGACAGGATTTGTGTCGTTGGAAAGAACGGCAGGGGGAAGACGACACTTTTAAAGGTTCTGGCAGGAAAGCTCGATGCTCTTTCGGGAGAAATAAAGAAGAATATTACAGCGGAAGATGCTTATTACGAGCAGGGGAATGTCAGCAATCTGGCAGATGAAAGAAGCGTTGTCGAAGAGATAATGAGCGTTGATCCGGACATCGATCAGCAGAAGGCGAGAAATATAAGTGGAATGATGATGTTTGAAGAAGACGCGGCGCTGAAGAAGATTATGGTGCTTTCAGGCGGGGAGAAGAGCAGGGTTATGCTTGGGAAGGTAATAGCTAAGCCTGTAAACTTCCTCCTTCTTGATGAGCCGACTAACCATCTGGATATGCAGTCCTGCGATGCGCTGCTTGAGGCAATAAACGATTTCGACGGAGCCGTTATTATGGTTACCCATAACGAGATGCTTCTTCATGGGCTGGCGGAAAGACTGATAGTATTTAGCGATGAAAAGGTAAATCTTTTTGAGGGGAGTTATCAGGATTTTCTGAGGGAGGAAGGCTGGCATGACGAAGAGACAGAGCGGGCGGGAGGCGTTGATGAAAAGAAGGTCAGAAAGAAAAAAGATCGGAAGAAATTAAGAAGGCTGCGCTCACAATTCGTTCGCGAGAGGGCGAAGGCGCTTAAACCGCCCCAGAAGAAGATCGCTGAACTTGAGAAGAAGATCGTACGTGGTGAAGGTAAGCTGAAGAAACTCCACGGGGAGATGATAGCGGCTTCAGAGAACGGAGACGGAGCCGCGATAGAGGAGCTGTCCAGGAAGATCCACAACTGTGAAGAGGGGATAGAGAGTTCTTTCAAGCTGCTTGAAAGCGCGAGCTCTGAATATGAGAAGCAAAGAGAGATGTTTGAAAAGCGTATGGACGCGCTTGATAACACAGACGGGTAA
- a CDS encoding bi-domain-containing oxidoreductase translates to MLQLIQSYRTGEMKLGEVPDPLCKDEGILIRTEASVVSAGTDKIMIDLAKKSLLGKSKARPDLVKQVIGKMKQEGIIQTLQKVFTKLDSPMPLGYSCAGRVIEVGGKVTEFAVGDRVACAGSGYANHAEVNYVPRNLAVKIPVGVSFEDAAFVTLGTIALQGVRQAETRPGERVGVLGLGLIGLLTVQLLKASGCKVIGTDIDADKLKIAEELGADKAVLTERYVSACRSFTDDYGLDSIIITASTPSNEPIEMAPEVCRHKGKVVALGMIGMNVPRNKYYEKELDLRLSMAYGPGRYDPEYEEKGIDYPYPFVRWTEQRNMQAFLEFVEEGKVTPGKVVTHRFEFDNVLDSYKLLSSDSDEKYIGIVLNYDTEKETAAFVEISSFDTVKSKKITAGFIGAGNFAKGVLLPQVKKSGGIQLKALVTATGASSRGSAEKYGFTNLYSDYKEMLKDDSINTVFITTRHNLHYRMITDSLLAGKHVYCEKPLVLNNKELNSLTELYDGLENKPVLMIGFNRRFSEHLARIKDFADSTGERPVINYRINAGFIPKDTWVQDLEIGGGRIIGEVCHFIDAAAFIAGSKVEEVFASELVTPGNYKRDNVSIILKFTNGSLATISYLANGSKSVPKERIEVFCGGGAAVCDNFKKTEIINAGKKSRVKSRFSKEKGFRSEIEAFRKAIVSSGTNPIPFSSIVNTTRATFAVMESIEKAKVVQVE, encoded by the coding sequence ATGCTGCAGCTTATTCAGTCATACCGAACAGGCGAAATGAAGCTTGGAGAAGTACCCGATCCACTGTGTAAAGATGAAGGGATTTTGATCCGCACGGAGGCTTCTGTTGTTTCTGCCGGTACCGACAAGATAATGATAGACTTGGCCAAAAAATCTCTTCTCGGCAAAAGCAAAGCAAGACCCGATTTGGTTAAGCAGGTAATAGGAAAAATGAAACAGGAAGGAATAATCCAGACATTACAAAAAGTCTTTACCAAACTCGATAGCCCTATGCCTCTCGGCTACAGTTGCGCCGGAAGAGTAATTGAGGTGGGCGGTAAAGTGACAGAGTTTGCTGTCGGGGACAGGGTGGCTTGCGCCGGGTCGGGGTATGCTAATCACGCAGAGGTCAACTATGTACCCCGTAATCTTGCTGTGAAGATTCCAGTTGGTGTATCATTTGAGGATGCCGCCTTTGTAACGTTAGGAACGATCGCTCTTCAAGGGGTAAGACAGGCGGAGACAAGACCCGGGGAAAGGGTTGGTGTTCTGGGCCTTGGACTGATAGGCCTTTTGACCGTGCAATTATTGAAAGCTTCCGGGTGTAAGGTCATAGGAACTGATATTGATGCCGACAAGCTGAAGATAGCTGAAGAATTAGGCGCGGACAAGGCCGTTCTGACTGAGAGATATGTTTCCGCCTGCAGGAGTTTTACTGATGATTACGGACTTGACTCGATCATTATCACAGCTTCGACCCCGAGCAACGAGCCGATAGAGATGGCTCCTGAGGTATGCAGGCACAAGGGGAAAGTTGTGGCGCTGGGTATGATTGGGATGAATGTCCCTCGAAACAAGTATTACGAGAAGGAACTTGATCTAAGATTATCTATGGCTTACGGCCCCGGAAGATACGACCCTGAATATGAAGAAAAGGGGATCGATTATCCGTATCCTTTTGTAAGATGGACAGAACAGAGAAATATGCAGGCCTTCCTGGAATTTGTTGAGGAGGGGAAAGTTACTCCCGGGAAAGTTGTTACTCACAGATTTGAATTTGATAATGTGCTGGATAGTTACAAACTCTTAAGTTCAGATTCAGATGAGAAATATATAGGGATTGTATTAAATTACGATACGGAAAAAGAAACCGCTGCCTTCGTTGAGATATCATCATTTGATACGGTCAAGTCGAAAAAGATAACGGCGGGATTTATAGGAGCCGGCAATTTTGCTAAAGGGGTGCTGTTGCCTCAAGTTAAAAAGTCCGGAGGTATTCAGCTTAAGGCCCTTGTAACCGCGACCGGAGCAAGCAGCAGAGGATCTGCTGAAAAGTACGGATTTACGAACCTTTACTCCGATTACAAGGAGATGCTGAAAGATGATTCGATAAACACTGTATTTATTACTACTCGGCATAACCTTCATTACCGAATGATCACGGATTCACTGCTTGCCGGGAAGCATGTCTACTGCGAAAAGCCCCTGGTTTTAAATAATAAAGAACTTAATAGCTTGACCGAGCTCTATGACGGGTTGGAAAACAAACCTGTTCTAATGATCGGTTTTAACAGAAGATTTTCGGAGCATCTGGCCAGGATAAAGGATTTTGCAGATTCCACCGGAGAGCGTCCTGTTATCAACTACAGGATCAACGCCGGATTTATTCCCAAAGATACATGGGTACAGGACTTAGAGATTGGCGGCGGCCGTATAATAGGAGAGGTTTGTCATTTTATTGATGCGGCGGCGTTTATTGCCGGCTCAAAGGTAGAAGAAGTTTTTGCCTCTGAACTTGTTACGCCCGGTAATTACAAGCGGGACAATGTCAGTATTATCTTAAAATTTACGAATGGTTCACTGGCAACGATAAGCTATCTGGCAAACGGAAGCAAATCGGTACCTAAGGAAAGGATCGAAGTCTTCTGCGGCGGCGGCGCGGCGGTTTGTGATAATTTTAAAAAGACTGAGATTATTAATGCCGGGAAGAAAAGCAGGGTGAAGAGCAGGTTCTCTAAAGAGAAGGGATTTAGGTCGGAAATTGAAGCTTTCAGAAAGGCAATTGTTTCCAGCGGAACAAATCCCATTCCTTTTTCTTCTATTGTTAATACTACAAGGGCTACTTTCGCTGTAATGGAGTCGATTGAGAAGGCAAAAGTTGTTCAAGTGGAGTAG
- a CDS encoding alginate lyase family protein gives MQIIREWIEKNPASLDNDGWEPYPIALRIVNWVFFFVRNDIAPDKGIKNSLYLQGKWLYKQREIHLLANHFLKDIVALLFWGYCFSDQKIFNWALKNLDNQLEEQFTSEGLHYEYSPTYHALAVNDIMNCYNLLENNSICESKGINKKLIRIAGKGLGAAEYLNSGRYIPVGDVNYQDCPDLNKLRRYAEKLNIEYSSSSPDVFPSLQTGNLKIMMINSPFSPPYNPAHSHADKLSVRLWDKDVPILTDTGNYSYKISDERCYSRSVEAHNTIQVDNLGQAELWEAFRVGYRGEVEKKDADSNKISSLFRHKKYKHYRIIESAENKITINDKIIAAKGLHSFKQYFHVHPGCDIERKNDRIIINGSVVLTFSGSFDLIKTEYYPEMYKKEFQDTVIVRGKFKDRINITTEITI, from the coding sequence ATGCAGATCATAAGGGAATGGATAGAGAAAAATCCAGCATCCCTTGATAACGACGGATGGGAGCCCTACCCGATAGCTCTGCGAATAGTTAACTGGGTTTTTTTCTTTGTTAGAAATGACATCGCGCCTGACAAGGGAATAAAAAATTCCCTTTATCTGCAGGGGAAGTGGCTCTATAAACAGCGGGAAATTCATCTGCTTGCAAATCATTTCTTAAAAGATATTGTCGCGTTGTTGTTCTGGGGATATTGCTTTTCAGATCAAAAAATATTTAACTGGGCGCTAAAAAATTTAGATAACCAACTTGAAGAACAATTTACTTCTGAAGGGTTACACTACGAATATTCACCTACTTATCACGCTTTGGCGGTAAATGATATTATGAATTGTTATAATCTTTTAGAGAATAATTCTATCTGCGAGAGTAAGGGAATAAATAAAAAACTAATAAGAATTGCCGGTAAGGGTCTAGGTGCTGCTGAATATTTAAATTCCGGCAGGTATATTCCCGTGGGGGATGTAAATTATCAGGATTGCCCTGATTTAAACAAATTAAGAAGGTATGCTGAAAAATTAAATATTGAATATAGCTCCTCAAGTCCGGATGTTTTTCCTTCTTTACAAACAGGTAATCTTAAGATCATGATGATAAATTCTCCATTTTCTCCCCCCTATAACCCGGCGCATTCTCACGCGGATAAATTATCTGTTCGGCTGTGGGATAAAGATGTACCGATTCTAACTGACACTGGGAACTATAGTTATAAAATAAGCGATGAGCGATGTTATTCCCGCTCTGTGGAGGCGCATAATACTATTCAGGTAGATAACCTTGGGCAGGCCGAGCTCTGGGAGGCATTCCGGGTTGGATACCGCGGAGAAGTAGAAAAAAAGGACGCGGATTCAAATAAAATCTCTTCACTTTTTAGACACAAAAAATACAAACATTACCGAATTATAGAAAGCGCTGAAAATAAAATAACAATCAATGATAAAATTATTGCCGCTAAGGGACTGCATTCTTTTAAACAGTATTTTCACGTTCACCCCGGGTGCGATATTGAACGGAAAAATGACCGAATAATTATTAACGGTTCTGTTGTTTTAACTTTTAGCGGTAGTTTTGACTTGATAAAAACAGAATATTACCCTGAAATGTATAAAAAAGAGTTTCAGGATACAGTAATTGTAAGAGGTAAGTTTAAAGATAGAATAAATATCACAACAGAGATCACAATTTAA